GCTAAATGATAACTGATAGCATTTATCGCTCGGGATTCGTGCCCATCAAAGATGACAATCGAATTTTGGTTAACCTCTTTAACTTCCCATACAATAAAATCCCTTAAAAGCTCGCCGATATATATCACATCCTTGACCTCTATGCCCCGTTTTGTTAAAAGTGCACACAGTTCCGTCACTTCAAGTTCAAGAGGCAAAAAATCATGTAGCCATCTTAATGGCAATCTCATAGTGTTTTAGAATAATTATAAAATCTGGGTTTGTCAATACGTTTTTATTAACCAGCCTATCCCCGCATCGGGAAATTTTAGCTCTCTTAAGACATTGTAATTTACTGAAAGTTTTTATTGACTTTGGGTAAATTTTGAGTTATAATTAAATACTTTATCCTCACAATAAATAATAAGTCAGATAAAATAAAACTGAGGGTAAAGGAAAGGATAAATCATATGCGTAACATTTTTTTTATGCTCCTAACTCTAATATCCATTGTCACATTAGTATTTGTCGGATGCTTCCGCATGACGAATCCTTTGGCTGACTATACCCCTCCAGCTCCCAGTGGTCCAACTCGTGGTGTTTTTGGTATCCTATATGATTTCAAAGGCGCAGCTACTCATCCAGATGGCGATAGTATCCGGTATCAGTTTCATTGGGGCGCCAATGCTAATGATACCTCGGCTTGGTCGATTCTGGTGCCTAGTGGCGCTACGGTAACTTTTAGCCATAGCTGGACAACTAGCAGCACGACCCAGTATGTAGTCAAGTATCGGATAAAGGACAAAGATAATAATCTATCCCTATGGTCCGATAGTCTCCTCTTTACAATTGTAACTACCAATCAGGCACCGGCTAAACCACAGATCCCAATTGGTCCGTCCAGTGGTATTGTTAACACCAGTTATCAATTTAGGGCGACTACCACCGATCCCGATGGCGATAGCGTCAGTTATCGTTTTGCCTGGGGTGATGGTGATACCTCAGCCTGGTCTGGGAACTATCGATCCGGGGATACGGTCACGATGAGCCATACTTACAGTGCAGCTGGCACCTATTATATCAAGGTCCAGGCTAAGGATGCCTTAGGCGTGGTCTCAGAATGGTCCGAGGGCTTGGGCATTACAATTACCAGCACCGCATACCCGTTTACGATTGCCTTAACCTGGGATGTGGACCCCCGAGATTTAGATGCCCATTGCTGGACACCGCATCCCTATCATGTGTATTATGCCAATAAAGGCCATCTCAATACGGTGCCTTATTGTACCTTAGACGTTGATGATGTCACCAGTTATGGTCCAGAGCATATTACGATCAGTCAACTAATGCCAGGAACTTATAAATATGCCGTGCATCACTTCTCTGGTACTGGTACGATTGCCACATCTGGGGCTGTAGTTAAGGTATATACCAATGGCGTTTTAAGTCATACCTTTACCGCACCGCAAACGGCTTGTCCTAGTTACGCCTATTGGCATGTATTCAATATCGATGGTGCGACCGGCACGGTTATCCCGGTCAATGTCTATCTAACATCTCCGCCGGGCTTCGTGGAAAAAT
This genomic window from candidate division WOR-3 bacterium contains:
- a CDS encoding PKD domain-containing protein codes for the protein MRNIFFMLLTLISIVTLVFVGCFRMTNPLADYTPPAPSGPTRGVFGILYDFKGAATHPDGDSIRYQFHWGANANDTSAWSILVPSGATVTFSHSWTTSSTTQYVVKYRIKDKDNNLSLWSDSLLFTIVTTNQAPAKPQIPIGPSSGIVNTSYQFRATTTDPDGDSVSYRFAWGDGDTSAWSGNYRSGDTVTMSHTYSAAGTYYIKVQAKDALGVVSEWSEGLGITITSTAYPFTIALTWDVDPRDLDAHCWTPHPYHVYYANKGHLNTVPYCTLDVDDVTSYGPEHITISQLMPGTYKYAVHHFSGTGTIATSGAVVKVYTNGVLSHTFTAPQTACPSYAYWHVFNIDGATGTVIPVNVYLTSPPGFVEKSSVPKK